A stretch of Mastacembelus armatus chromosome 1, fMasArm1.2, whole genome shotgun sequence DNA encodes these proteins:
- the nacc1b gene encoding nucleus accumbens-associated protein 1 isoform X1, with the protein MAQTLQMAIPNFGNNVLECLNEQRLQGLYCDVSVVVKGHAFKAHRAVLAASSSYFRDLFNAGGKSSVVELPPAVQPQSFQQILAFCYTGRLSMNVGDQFLLMYTAGFLQIQQIMEKGTEFFLKVSSPSCDSQGLHTEETPPSEPQSPVTQTVGGGGASIVATAVGRPASCLTPLPLVSKVKTEQTATTPQPTPQPQQQEGSPYSVVCTPVAKRLWEGGNRDGGGGGGGGGGGGMRKAARYSSSSSSSSSSNTTTQEASGRGPAANVTMAGGGIATMGGLNSNHNNNNNNGGTPEGTSPGTLSMYTSDSPISYHDDEEEDDIADESAEEQYRQICNMYTMYSMLNAGAAVVGERVEALPDLAPDSGGGRGGRAGRSRQDLASLPAELISQIGNRCHPKLYEEGDPAEKLELVSGTSVFISRAQLMNCHVSAGTRHKVLLRRLLAAFFDRSTLANSCGTGIRSSTNDPSRKPLDNRVLHAVKFYCQNFAPSFKESEMNAIAADMCTNARRVVRKSWIPKLKLLMADSDAYSAFLADSVKMEADALGAEQGFDPASLEAVAAAAAAAASSNEAGGGATPADTLQGAGGDGSTLF; encoded by the exons ATGGCTCAGACACTGCAGATGGCGATTCCTAACTTTGGCAACAACGTCCTGGAGTGTCTGAACGAGCAGCGGCTGCAGGGACTCTACTGTGATGTCTCCGTGGTCGTCAAGGGACATGCCTTCAAG GCCCACCGTGCGGTGCTGGCAGCAAGCAGCTCCTACTTCCGGGATCTGTTCAATGCTGGAGGAAAGAGCTCAGTGGTGGAGCTGCCCCCGGCTGTGCAGCCACAGAGCTTCCAGCAGATCCTGGCCTTCTGCTACACAGGACGCCTCAGCATGAATGTTGGAGACCAGTTCCTGCTCATGTACACCGCCGGTTTCCTCCAGATCCAACAGATCATGGAGAAAGGCACAGAGTTTTTCCTCAAG GTATCCTCTCCAAGCTGTGACTCTCAGGGTCTCCACACTGAGGAGACCCCGCCCTCCGAGCCCCAGAGCCCCGTCACTCAAACAGTGGGAGGGGGTGGAGCCAGCATCGTTGCTACAGCCGTAGGAAGACCCGCCTCTTGTCTGACGCCCTTACCCCTGGTGTCCAAGGTGAAGACGGAACAGACGGCCACCACACCTCAGCCCACCCCACAGCCGCAGCAG CAGGAGGGCTCTCCCTACTCTGTGGTCTGCACCCCTGTGGCCAAGCGGCTGTGGGAGGGGGGCAACCGCGatgggggagggggaggaggagggggaggtggaggtgggatgAGGAAGGCCGCACGctactcttcctcctcctcctcctcctcgtcctctaACACTACTACCCAGGAAGCCTCTGGGCGCGGACCTGCAGCCAATGTGACGATGGCGGGCGGCGGCATCGCCACGATGGGAGGACTCAACAGTAaccacaacaataacaacaacaatggaGGGACCCCCGAGGGCACAAGCCCAGGCACACTAAGCATGTACACCAGTGACTCGCCAATCAGTTACCATGACGACGAGGAAGAGGACGACATAGCTGATGAGAGCGCTGAAGAGCAGTACAGACAGATCTGCAACATGTACACCATGTACAGCATGCTGAACGCCGGAGCAGCAG TGGTTGGGGAGCGGGTGGAGGCTTTGCCAGACTTGGCCCCAGACTCCGGCGGAGGGCGGGGGGGCAGGGCTGGACGGTCCCGGCAGGACCTGGCGTCACTGCCCGCCGAGCTCATCAGCCAGATTGGCAACCGGTGCCACCCCAAACTGTACGAAGAGGGCGACCCGGCCGAGAAACTGGAGCTGGTGAGCGGCACCTCCGTTTTCATCTCCCGTGCCCAGCTCATGAACTGCCATGTCAGCGCCGGCACCCGCCACAAAGTGCTGCTCCGACGCCTGCTGGCTGCATTCTTTGACAG GAGCACTCTGGCTAACAGCTGTGGAACTGGTATCCGCTCTTCAACCAATGACCCCAGTCGTAAACCCCTGGACAACAGAGTGCTACACGCGGTCAAAT TCTACTGCCAAAACTTTGCGCCGAGCTTCAAAGAGAGCGAGATGAATGCCATCGCCGCGGACATGTGCACCAATGCCCGCCGTGTTGTCCGCAAAAGCTGGATCCCCAAGCTTAAACTGCTGATGGCCGACAGCGATGCCTACTCTGCCTTCTTGGCTGACAGTGTGAAGATGGAGGCAGATGCGCTTGGGGCGGAGCAAGGTTTTGACCCCGCCTCCCTGGAAGCcgtggcggcggcggcggcagcAGCTGCCAGCAGTAATGAAGCGGGAGGTGGAGCCACGCCAGCAGACACCCTCCAGGGGGCTGGAGGAGACGGCAGCACTTTGTTTTGA
- the nacc1b gene encoding nucleus accumbens-associated protein 1 isoform X2: MAQTLQMAIPNFGNNVLECLNEQRLQGLYCDVSVVVKGHAFKAHRAVLAASSSYFRDLFNAGGKSSVVELPPAVQPQSFQQILAFCYTGRLSMNVGDQFLLMYTAGFLQIQQIMEKGTEFFLKVSSPSCDSQGLHTEETPPSEPQSPVTQTVGGGGASIVATAVGRPASCLTPLPLVSKVKTEQTATTPQPTPQPQQEGSPYSVVCTPVAKRLWEGGNRDGGGGGGGGGGGGMRKAARYSSSSSSSSSSNTTTQEASGRGPAANVTMAGGGIATMGGLNSNHNNNNNNGGTPEGTSPGTLSMYTSDSPISYHDDEEEDDIADESAEEQYRQICNMYTMYSMLNAGAAVVGERVEALPDLAPDSGGGRGGRAGRSRQDLASLPAELISQIGNRCHPKLYEEGDPAEKLELVSGTSVFISRAQLMNCHVSAGTRHKVLLRRLLAAFFDRSTLANSCGTGIRSSTNDPSRKPLDNRVLHAVKFYCQNFAPSFKESEMNAIAADMCTNARRVVRKSWIPKLKLLMADSDAYSAFLADSVKMEADALGAEQGFDPASLEAVAAAAAAAASSNEAGGGATPADTLQGAGGDGSTLF; encoded by the exons ATGGCTCAGACACTGCAGATGGCGATTCCTAACTTTGGCAACAACGTCCTGGAGTGTCTGAACGAGCAGCGGCTGCAGGGACTCTACTGTGATGTCTCCGTGGTCGTCAAGGGACATGCCTTCAAG GCCCACCGTGCGGTGCTGGCAGCAAGCAGCTCCTACTTCCGGGATCTGTTCAATGCTGGAGGAAAGAGCTCAGTGGTGGAGCTGCCCCCGGCTGTGCAGCCACAGAGCTTCCAGCAGATCCTGGCCTTCTGCTACACAGGACGCCTCAGCATGAATGTTGGAGACCAGTTCCTGCTCATGTACACCGCCGGTTTCCTCCAGATCCAACAGATCATGGAGAAAGGCACAGAGTTTTTCCTCAAG GTATCCTCTCCAAGCTGTGACTCTCAGGGTCTCCACACTGAGGAGACCCCGCCCTCCGAGCCCCAGAGCCCCGTCACTCAAACAGTGGGAGGGGGTGGAGCCAGCATCGTTGCTACAGCCGTAGGAAGACCCGCCTCTTGTCTGACGCCCTTACCCCTGGTGTCCAAGGTGAAGACGGAACAGACGGCCACCACACCTCAGCCCACCCCACAGCCGCAGCAG GAGGGCTCTCCCTACTCTGTGGTCTGCACCCCTGTGGCCAAGCGGCTGTGGGAGGGGGGCAACCGCGatgggggagggggaggaggagggggaggtggaggtgggatgAGGAAGGCCGCACGctactcttcctcctcctcctcctcctcgtcctctaACACTACTACCCAGGAAGCCTCTGGGCGCGGACCTGCAGCCAATGTGACGATGGCGGGCGGCGGCATCGCCACGATGGGAGGACTCAACAGTAaccacaacaataacaacaacaatggaGGGACCCCCGAGGGCACAAGCCCAGGCACACTAAGCATGTACACCAGTGACTCGCCAATCAGTTACCATGACGACGAGGAAGAGGACGACATAGCTGATGAGAGCGCTGAAGAGCAGTACAGACAGATCTGCAACATGTACACCATGTACAGCATGCTGAACGCCGGAGCAGCAG TGGTTGGGGAGCGGGTGGAGGCTTTGCCAGACTTGGCCCCAGACTCCGGCGGAGGGCGGGGGGGCAGGGCTGGACGGTCCCGGCAGGACCTGGCGTCACTGCCCGCCGAGCTCATCAGCCAGATTGGCAACCGGTGCCACCCCAAACTGTACGAAGAGGGCGACCCGGCCGAGAAACTGGAGCTGGTGAGCGGCACCTCCGTTTTCATCTCCCGTGCCCAGCTCATGAACTGCCATGTCAGCGCCGGCACCCGCCACAAAGTGCTGCTCCGACGCCTGCTGGCTGCATTCTTTGACAG GAGCACTCTGGCTAACAGCTGTGGAACTGGTATCCGCTCTTCAACCAATGACCCCAGTCGTAAACCCCTGGACAACAGAGTGCTACACGCGGTCAAAT TCTACTGCCAAAACTTTGCGCCGAGCTTCAAAGAGAGCGAGATGAATGCCATCGCCGCGGACATGTGCACCAATGCCCGCCGTGTTGTCCGCAAAAGCTGGATCCCCAAGCTTAAACTGCTGATGGCCGACAGCGATGCCTACTCTGCCTTCTTGGCTGACAGTGTGAAGATGGAGGCAGATGCGCTTGGGGCGGAGCAAGGTTTTGACCCCGCCTCCCTGGAAGCcgtggcggcggcggcggcagcAGCTGCCAGCAGTAATGAAGCGGGAGGTGGAGCCACGCCAGCAGACACCCTCCAGGGGGCTGGAGGAGACGGCAGCACTTTGTTTTGA